In Mycobacterium stomatepiae, the following are encoded in one genomic region:
- a CDS encoding adenylate/guanylate cyclase domain-containing protein, whose translation MTPSELADAKSATDSVPAQEAAAAEDGSRKGRRFRRRRFVRVGIQSKLLMTLLICSIFSVAVVGLIGAITGRDALRQVEAERLTELRESQKRQLDALFKQMTNSLIVYSGGFSVVQAMQAFTTSFDQLGNATISPAQQQSLVNYYDNQMIKPIKRITGDTIDINAVMPSSNAQKYLQANYTAPPRPGADGLPVVDAGDGSAWSAANARFDFYMRGIVTRFDYRDVLLLDNDGNVVYSVAKGPDLGTNVLTGPYRESNLREAFQKALRSNDVDFVWITDFQTYQPALDVPTGWVVSPIGMNGKIEGVMAWPLPTAKINRIMTADRQWDAAGMGPSTESYLVGPDGLMRSDSRLFLEDPEEYRKEAVAAGTPPDVVNRAIQLGTTILVQPAQTAGFRASQRGQTGTVTATDYTGNSEMEADTPLVVADSDLHWSILVTRDDSDAFARLGRFSQTLVVGVASMIFVVCVASMLLAQIMLRPVRRLQAGTQKISSGDYEVNIPVTSRDEIGDLTQAFNEMSRNLAIKDELLNEQRKENDRLLLALMPESVAQRYREGQETIAQKHQDVAIIYADIVGLDEISIDLSGSELVGIVDELFRQFDAAAEALGVERIRTFHNGYPASCGVVTPQLDSIYRSLDFALEMRQIIERFNGQTSHELKLRVGINTGNVISGLVGRSSLVYDMWGGAVSLAYQMHSGAPQPGIYVTSSVYETMRDVRQFTPAGTISVAGKDQAIYQLSER comes from the coding sequence GGCCGTGACGCCCTGCGGCAGGTCGAGGCTGAGCGGCTGACCGAGTTGCGTGAGTCGCAGAAGCGGCAGTTGGATGCGCTGTTCAAGCAGATGACGAATTCGCTGATCGTCTACAGCGGCGGGTTCAGCGTTGTCCAGGCGATGCAGGCCTTCACCACAAGTTTCGATCAGTTGGGCAATGCGACGATCAGTCCCGCGCAGCAGCAGTCACTGGTCAACTACTACGACAACCAGATGATCAAACCGATCAAACGGATCACCGGTGACACGATCGATATCAATGCGGTGATGCCGAGTTCCAACGCGCAGAAATACCTTCAGGCGAACTACACCGCGCCGCCGCGGCCCGGCGCCGACGGATTGCCGGTCGTGGATGCCGGCGACGGCAGTGCGTGGTCGGCGGCGAACGCCCGGTTCGACTTCTACATGCGCGGCATCGTTACCCGCTTCGACTATCGCGATGTGCTGTTGCTGGATAACGACGGCAATGTCGTCTACTCGGTGGCCAAGGGGCCCGACCTCGGCACCAATGTCCTCACCGGCCCGTATCGCGAATCCAATTTGCGCGAAGCATTCCAAAAGGCGTTGCGCTCCAACGACGTCGACTTCGTCTGGATAACCGACTTCCAGACGTATCAACCGGCACTGGATGTTCCCACAGGTTGGGTCGTGTCGCCGATCGGGATGAACGGAAAGATCGAAGGCGTCATGGCGTGGCCGCTGCCGACTGCGAAGATCAACCGGATCATGACCGCCGACAGGCAGTGGGACGCCGCGGGCATGGGTCCGTCCACTGAGTCGTACCTGGTGGGTCCAGACGGTTTGATGCGCTCGGACTCTCGGCTTTTCCTCGAGGATCCGGAGGAATATCGCAAGGAGGCCGTCGCTGCCGGAACTCCGCCCGACGTGGTGAACAGGGCGATCCAGTTGGGCACCACGATCCTCGTGCAGCCGGCACAAACCGCGGGATTTCGCGCGTCCCAGCGCGGCCAGACCGGAACCGTCACCGCCACCGACTACACGGGCAACAGCGAGATGGAGGCCGATACCCCGTTGGTGGTGGCGGATTCTGACCTGCATTGGTCGATTCTGGTGACGCGCGACGACTCCGATGCTTTCGCGCGGCTGGGCAGGTTCAGCCAAACGTTGGTGGTCGGCGTCGCGTCGATGATCTTCGTCGTGTGCGTCGCTTCGATGCTGCTGGCCCAGATCATGCTGCGGCCGGTCCGGCGTCTCCAGGCCGGTACGCAGAAGATCAGCTCCGGTGACTACGAGGTCAACATCCCGGTCACGTCGCGCGACGAAATCGGTGACCTCACTCAGGCTTTCAACGAGATGAGCCGGAATCTCGCGATCAAGGACGAGTTGCTCAACGAGCAGCGGAAGGAAAACGATCGTCTGTTGCTGGCGCTCATGCCGGAGTCGGTCGCACAACGCTACCGCGAGGGTCAGGAGACCATCGCGCAAAAACACCAGGACGTAGCCATCATCTACGCCGATATCGTTGGCCTGGACGAGATTTCGATCGACCTCTCCGGCAGCGAACTGGTGGGCATCGTCGACGAGTTATTCCGGCAGTTCGACGCGGCGGCCGAAGCTCTTGGCGTCGAACGGATTCGTACCTTCCACAACGGCTACCCCGCCAGCTGCGGGGTAGTCACGCCGCAGCTGGACAGCATTTACCGAAGCCTCGACTTCGCGCTGGAGATGCGTCAGATCATCGAGCGGTTCAACGGTCAAACCTCGCACGAACTGAAGCTGCGAGTCGGCATCAACACCGGCAATGTGATCAGCGGACTGGTGGGACGATCGAGTCTTGTCTATGACATGTGGGGCGGGGCGGTAAGCCTGGCCTACCAAATGCACAGTGGCGCACCGCAGCCCGGCATCTACGTCACCTCGAGTGTGTACGAGACGATGCGGGATGTCCGGCAATTCACGCCGGCCGGCACGATCTCGGTCGCCGGAAAAGATCAGGCGATCTACCAGTTGTCGGAGCGGTAA
- a CDS encoding mechanosensitive ion channel domain-containing protein: protein MNAFHSSWFYWAIGVAIGFPVTVILLTEVHHALVRRNNRLARQVSLLRNFLLPLGALLLLLVNAAQIPAGDGLVRILSTLFGFLVLVMLLSGLNATVFEGAPQGSWRKRLPTIFLDVARFALIGAGLAVILSVVWGVRVGGLFTALGVTSVVLGLMLQNSVGQIVSGLFMLFEQPFRIDDWLDASNERGRVVEVNWRAVHIQTGSGIRVMPNSMLASTSFTNLSRPSGTHKLSITTTFAAADPPDRVCAMLTRVASELPQLKTGSVPRSVPLGKGEYSTSIGLNSPGDDGGARSTFLRWIWYAARREELHLDEADDDYSTRERVEDALRSVVAPALRLSVADQQALHSSARIVLYGADEIVEYAGQVPIGMTFVIAGRVQMMATAEDGAVVPISTLEAGSFLGLTALTRQPNLASAYALEEVTALIIDRDHLEHLVMREPLLLQDFGNILEERQSKVRQAERGERVG from the coding sequence ATGAACGCCTTCCACTCCTCGTGGTTCTACTGGGCAATCGGCGTGGCGATCGGATTCCCGGTCACTGTGATCCTGCTGACCGAGGTGCACCACGCACTCGTTCGCCGAAACAATCGGCTGGCCCGGCAAGTCAGCCTGCTGCGCAACTTCTTGCTGCCGCTCGGCGCACTGTTGCTGCTGCTGGTCAATGCCGCACAGATCCCGGCCGGAGACGGCCTGGTGCGCATCCTGTCCACGCTGTTCGGCTTCCTGGTGTTGGTCATGTTGCTGTCCGGGCTCAATGCGACCGTATTCGAGGGTGCACCCCAGGGCAGCTGGCGCAAACGACTACCCACGATTTTCCTCGACGTCGCGCGCTTCGCGCTGATCGGCGCCGGCCTGGCCGTCATCTTGTCCGTCGTTTGGGGTGTGCGGGTCGGCGGCCTGTTCACCGCGCTGGGCGTGACGTCTGTCGTGCTGGGTTTGATGCTGCAGAATTCCGTCGGCCAGATCGTGTCGGGCCTGTTCATGTTGTTCGAGCAGCCCTTCCGCATCGACGATTGGCTCGACGCGTCCAACGAGCGCGGGCGAGTCGTCGAGGTCAACTGGCGGGCCGTGCACATCCAAACCGGCAGCGGAATACGGGTCATGCCGAACTCGATGCTGGCCAGTACCTCGTTCACCAATCTCAGCCGCCCGTCCGGCACCCACAAACTGTCGATCACGACGACATTCGCCGCCGCCGACCCGCCCGACCGGGTCTGCGCGATGTTGACCCGTGTCGCCTCTGAGCTGCCGCAACTCAAGACCGGCAGCGTTCCCCGGTCCGTCCCGCTGGGCAAGGGCGAATACTCCACGAGCATCGGGCTGAACTCGCCCGGCGACGACGGCGGCGCGCGATCGACCTTTCTGCGCTGGATCTGGTACGCCGCCCGGCGCGAGGAACTGCACCTCGACGAGGCCGACGACGACTATTCGACCAGGGAACGGGTGGAAGACGCTCTGCGATCCGTGGTGGCACCCGCGCTGCGGCTCAGCGTTGCCGATCAGCAGGCGCTGCACTCCTCGGCGCGAATCGTCCTCTACGGCGCCGACGAAATCGTCGAGTACGCCGGGCAGGTGCCGATCGGGATGACCTTCGTGATCGCCGGGCGGGTGCAGATGATGGCGACCGCCGAGGACGGGGCGGTCGTGCCGATCAGCACGCTGGAGGCTGGTTCGTTCCTGGGCCTGACCGCACTCACCCGGCAACCGAACCTCGCCAGCGCGTACGCGTTGGAGGAGGTCACCGCGTTGATCATCGATCGCGACCACCTCGAGCATCTGGTGATGCGTGAACCGTTGCTGCTACAGGACTTTGGCAACATCCTGGAAGAGCGGCAGAGCAAAGTGCGCCAGGCCGAGCGTGGTGAGCGCGTCGGCTGA
- a CDS encoding glutamate-5-semialdehyde dehydrogenase produces the protein MSLQAPSRPDLRQEVHNAARRARAASRALALLPTVAKDQALKSAADAITANTRQILAANDEDLKVARAAGTPNAMLDRLALNPNRVDGIAAGLRQVAGLPDPVGEVLRGYTLPNGLQLRQQRVPLGVIGMIYEGRPNVTVDAFGLALKSGNAVLLRGSSSAARSNQALVEALRASLVSEDLPADAVQLLSSDDRSTVTHLIQARGLVDVVIPRGGASLIDAVVRDAQVPTIETGVGNCHVYVDGGADLDVAERILLNSKTRRPSVCNAAETLLVDTAIAANAVPRLVAALQDAGVTVHLDPDEDNLRREYLSMDIAVAVVDGVDAAIAHINEYGTGHTEAIVTTNMAAAQRFSDGVDAAAVMVNASTSFTDGEQFGFGAEIGISTQKLHARGPMGLPELTSTKWIAWGDGQVRPA, from the coding sequence ATGAGTCTGCAAGCGCCATCGCGTCCTGACTTGCGTCAGGAGGTCCACAACGCCGCCCGGCGCGCCCGCGCCGCGTCCCGCGCACTGGCGTTGTTGCCGACGGTCGCCAAGGACCAGGCGCTGAAGTCCGCGGCCGACGCGATCACCGCCAACACCAGGCAGATCCTGGCTGCCAATGACGAAGATCTGAAGGTTGCCCGGGCCGCCGGGACACCCAACGCGATGCTCGACCGGTTGGCGTTGAACCCCAACCGGGTGGATGGAATCGCTGCAGGTCTGCGCCAGGTTGCCGGGCTCCCGGACCCGGTCGGCGAGGTGCTGCGCGGTTACACGTTGCCCAATGGGCTGCAGTTGCGTCAGCAGCGGGTTCCGCTCGGCGTGATCGGCATGATCTACGAGGGCCGGCCCAATGTCACCGTCGACGCTTTCGGGTTGGCGCTCAAGTCCGGCAATGCCGTACTGCTGCGCGGCAGTTCGTCGGCGGCGCGCTCGAATCAGGCACTGGTCGAGGCGCTGCGTGCGTCACTGGTCAGCGAGGATCTGCCCGCCGACGCGGTCCAGCTGCTTTCGTCCGACGACCGATCCACGGTCACGCACCTGATCCAGGCGCGCGGCCTTGTCGATGTGGTGATCCCGCGTGGGGGAGCGAGCCTGATCGACGCCGTGGTCCGCGACGCCCAGGTGCCCACGATCGAGACCGGGGTCGGCAACTGTCATGTCTATGTGGACGGGGGCGCAGACCTGGATGTAGCCGAACGGATTCTGCTGAACTCCAAGACCCGCCGGCCCAGCGTGTGCAACGCGGCCGAGACGCTGTTGGTGGACACCGCGATCGCCGCGAACGCGGTGCCCCGGCTGGTGGCGGCCCTGCAGGACGCCGGTGTGACGGTGCATCTCGACCCGGACGAGGACAACCTGCGCCGCGAGTACCTGTCGATGGACATCGCGGTGGCGGTGGTCGACGGCGTCGATGCCGCGATCGCTCACATCAACGAATACGGGACCGGGCACACCGAGGCCATTGTGACCACCAATATGGCTGCGGCCCAACGGTTTTCTGATGGCGTCGATGCGGCCGCCGTGATGGTCAACGCTTCGACGTCGTTCACCGACGGCGAGCAATTCGGTTTCGGCGCCGAGATCGGCATCTCGACGCAGAAGCTGCACGCCCGCGGTCCGATGGGCCTGCCCGAACTGACCTCGACAAAATGGATCGCGTGGGGTGACGGCCAGGTTCGTCCGGCCTGA
- a CDS encoding AAA family ATPase encodes MSVPARPTPLFADIADVSRRLAETGYLPDTATATAVFLADRLGKPLLVEGPAGVGKTELARAIAQATGSGLVRLQCYEGVDEARALYEWNHAKQILRIQTGNAAGQGDWDQTKDDVFSEEFLLQRPLLTAIRRTEPTVLLIDETDKADIEIEGLLLEVLSDFAVTVPELGTITAARTPLVVLTSNATRELSEALKRRCLFLHIDFPTPDLERRILLSRVPELPAHLAEELVRIIGVLRAMQLKKVPSVAETIDWGRTLLALGLDTIDDAVVAQTLGVVLKHQSDQQRAAGELRLN; translated from the coding sequence GTGAGCGTGCCCGCCCGGCCCACTCCGCTGTTCGCGGACATCGCCGACGTCTCCCGGCGGTTGGCCGAGACCGGTTACCTGCCCGACACCGCCACCGCAACGGCGGTGTTTCTTGCCGACCGGCTGGGCAAGCCGTTGCTGGTCGAAGGTCCCGCTGGCGTCGGCAAGACCGAGCTGGCCCGCGCCATCGCGCAGGCCACCGGCTCGGGTCTGGTTCGGCTGCAGTGCTACGAGGGTGTCGACGAGGCTCGCGCCCTCTACGAATGGAATCACGCCAAGCAGATACTCCGTATTCAAACCGGCAACGCTGCCGGACAAGGCGACTGGGACCAGACCAAGGACGATGTGTTCAGCGAGGAGTTCCTGCTGCAGCGTCCACTGCTGACCGCGATCCGGCGCACCGAGCCGACGGTGCTGCTGATCGACGAAACCGACAAGGCCGACATCGAGATCGAGGGCCTGCTGCTCGAGGTGCTCTCCGATTTCGCGGTGACCGTGCCGGAGTTGGGCACGATCACCGCCGCGCGCACGCCGCTGGTTGTGCTGACCTCCAACGCCACCCGGGAACTGTCCGAGGCGCTCAAGCGTCGCTGCCTGTTTTTGCACATCGACTTCCCCACGCCCGACCTGGAACGGCGCATCCTGTTGTCCCGGGTCCCGGAGTTGCCCGCGCATCTCGCCGAAGAGCTGGTGCGCATCATCGGCGTCCTGCGTGCCATGCAGTTGAAGAAGGTGCCGTCCGTCGCCGAGACCATCGACTGGGGCCGCACGCTGCTGGCGCTGGGACTGGACACCATCGACGACGCGGTCGTCGCCCAGACACTCGGCGTGGTGCTCAAACACCAATCCGATCAGCAACGCGCGGCCGGGGAACTGAGGCTGAACTGA
- a CDS encoding vWA domain-containing protein yields MPPRRVRPTRPLAPYGLPGHLVGFVEALRGSGISVGPSETVDAGRVMATLGLSDRDVLREGIACAVLRQPDHRDTYDAMFDLWFPAAIGARAVVLDDGGAGQDSEALPADDVDAMRQMLLDLLTQNEDLADLDERLIAMIARIVEAYGKYSSSRGPSFSSYQALKAMALDELEGKLLAGLLAPYGDEPTPTQEQIAKALAAQRITQLRKMVDAETKRRTAEQLGRDHVQMYGIPQLAENVEFLRASGDQLRQMQRVVAPLARTLATRLAARRRRSRAGTIDLRKTLRKSMSTGGVPIDLVLAKPRPARPELVVLCDVSGSVAGFSHFTLLLVHALRQQFSRVRVFAFIDTTDEVTHMFGPEADLPVAIQRITREAGVYSRDGHSDYGNAFVSFLQANPNALSPRSSLLVLGDGRTNYRDPAIDVLSDMVTAARHAHWLNPEPKHLWGSGDSAVPRYEEVITMHECRSAKQLATVIDQLLPV; encoded by the coding sequence ATGCCCCCGCGGCGCGTCCGCCCCACCAGACCCCTCGCCCCGTACGGGTTGCCGGGCCACCTGGTGGGCTTCGTGGAAGCGCTTCGTGGAAGCGGGATTTCGGTGGGACCGTCGGAGACGGTGGATGCTGGCCGGGTGATGGCCACCCTCGGCCTCAGCGATCGCGACGTGCTGCGCGAAGGTATCGCGTGTGCGGTGCTACGCCAGCCCGACCATCGCGACACCTACGACGCGATGTTCGACCTGTGGTTCCCCGCGGCGATCGGTGCGCGCGCGGTCGTCCTCGATGACGGCGGGGCCGGCCAAGACAGCGAGGCCCTGCCCGCCGACGACGTCGACGCGATGCGGCAGATGCTGCTGGACCTGCTGACCCAGAACGAGGACCTGGCCGACCTGGACGAACGACTCATCGCGATGATCGCGCGGATCGTGGAGGCCTACGGCAAATACAGTTCCAGCCGCGGCCCGTCATTTTCGTCGTATCAGGCGCTCAAGGCGATGGCGCTAGACGAGCTGGAGGGCAAGCTGCTCGCGGGCCTGCTCGCCCCGTACGGCGACGAGCCCACGCCCACTCAAGAGCAGATTGCTAAAGCGCTTGCCGCGCAGCGGATTACTCAGCTGCGCAAGATGGTCGACGCCGAGACCAAGCGGCGCACCGCCGAGCAGCTCGGCCGCGATCACGTCCAGATGTACGGCATCCCGCAGCTTGCGGAGAACGTCGAGTTCCTGCGGGCATCCGGTGACCAGCTGCGTCAGATGCAGCGAGTGGTGGCGCCGTTAGCCCGCACGCTGGCCACTCGGCTGGCGGCACGACGGCGTCGCAGCCGCGCCGGCACGATCGACCTGCGCAAAACGCTGCGCAAGTCGATGTCCACCGGCGGCGTGCCGATCGATCTGGTGTTGGCCAAACCTCGTCCGGCACGCCCGGAACTGGTTGTGCTGTGCGACGTGTCGGGTTCGGTGGCCGGATTCAGCCACTTCACCCTGCTGCTGGTACACGCTCTGCGCCAACAGTTTTCGCGCGTGAGAGTGTTCGCCTTCATCGACACCACCGACGAGGTCACCCACATGTTCGGGCCGGAAGCCGACCTCCCCGTGGCGATCCAGCGGATCACCCGCGAGGCCGGCGTCTACAGCCGCGACGGTCACTCCGATTACGGCAACGCATTCGTCTCGTTCCTGCAGGCCAATCCGAACGCCTTGTCGCCGCGCAGCTCCCTGCTGGTGCTGGGGGACGGCCGCACCAACTACCGCGACCCGGCCATCGACGTGCTGTCCGACATGGTCACCGCCGCCCGGCACGCGCACTGGCTCAACCCCGAGCCCAAACACCTTTGGGGCAGTGGCGATTCGGCGGTGCCGCGCTACGAAGAAGTGATCACCATGCACGAATGCCGTTCCGCCAAGCAACTCGCCACGGTGATCGACCAACTGCTGCCGGTGTGA
- the nadD gene encoding nicotinate-nucleotide adenylyltransferase produces the protein MQKRRRRLGVMGGTFDPIHYGHLVAASEVADLFDLDEVVFVPSGQPWQKTRNVSAAEDRYLMTVIATASNPRFSVSRVDIDRGGPTYTKDTLQDLHALNPDSELFFITGADALSSILSWHGWEALFELARFIGVSRPGYELRHEHITEVLGELAKDALTLVEVPALAISSTDCRQRAAERRPLWYLMPDGVVQYVSKRRLYRGPVEGEAKATLGPSQSSLSTGNNP, from the coding sequence GTGCAAAAGCGCCGTCGCAGACTAGGAGTAATGGGTGGGACATTCGACCCCATCCATTACGGGCACCTGGTTGCAGCGAGTGAGGTAGCCGACCTGTTCGACCTCGACGAAGTGGTGTTCGTGCCCAGCGGCCAGCCATGGCAGAAGACCCGCAATGTCTCCGCCGCCGAGGACCGGTACCTGATGACGGTGATCGCGACCGCCTCCAATCCGCGGTTCTCGGTCAGCCGGGTCGACATCGACCGCGGTGGCCCCACCTACACCAAGGACACCCTGCAGGACCTGCACGCGCTGAACCCGGATTCCGAACTGTTCTTCATCACTGGAGCAGACGCGCTGTCGTCCATCCTGTCCTGGCATGGCTGGGAAGCGCTGTTCGAGCTGGCGCGGTTCATCGGCGTTAGCCGGCCCGGCTACGAGCTGCGCCACGAGCACATCACCGAGGTGCTCGGCGAACTGGCCAAGGACGCGCTGACCCTCGTTGAGGTTCCGGCACTGGCGATCTCGTCGACCGACTGCCGTCAGCGCGCCGCCGAACGCCGTCCGCTGTGGTACCTGATGCCCGACGGCGTCGTGCAGTACGTCTCCAAGCGCCGGCTTTACCGCGGCCCGGTCGAGGGCGAGGCCAAAGCCACACTCGGCCCATCGCAGTCCAGCCTTTCGACGGGGAACAACCCATGA
- the rsfS gene encoding ribosome silencing factor → MSATQEAIDMATIAANAAASKLANDVVVIDVSGQLVITDCFVIASASNERQVNAIVDEVEEKMQKAGYKPARREGAREGRWTLLDYRDIVVHVQHQDDRNVYALDRLWGDCPVIPVDLAADSQDSASAQ, encoded by the coding sequence ATGAGCGCCACCCAGGAAGCCATCGACATGGCGACGATCGCGGCCAACGCGGCGGCTTCGAAGCTGGCCAACGACGTTGTGGTGATCGACGTCTCCGGGCAATTGGTCATCACCGACTGCTTCGTCATCGCCTCGGCGTCCAACGAGCGGCAAGTCAACGCGATCGTCGACGAGGTCGAGGAGAAAATGCAGAAGGCCGGCTACAAACCCGCACGCCGCGAGGGCGCTCGGGAGGGACGCTGGACGCTGCTGGATTACCGCGACATCGTCGTACACGTCCAGCACCAGGACGACCGCAACGTCTACGCCCTGGACCGCCTATGGGGTGACTGCCCGGTGATACCGGTGGACTTGGCGGCCGATTCCCAGGATTCGGCGAGCGCGCAATGA
- the gpgP gene encoding glucosyl-3-phosphoglycerate phosphatase, giving the protein MSIRRLVMLRHGQTDFNAGSRMQGQLDSALTELGRAQAIAAAEVLGKLQPLLIVSSDLHRAYDTAVKLGERTGLQVRADERLRETHLGEWQGLTHTEVDGQAPGARITWRDDATWAPHGGESRVDVAARSVPLVAELVAGEPEWGDSDEPDRPVVLVAHGGLIAALSAALLKLPVANWPILGGMGNASWVQLSGHSQDSGAHFGSIRWRLDVWNASAQG; this is encoded by the coding sequence ATGAGCATTCGTCGCCTGGTGATGTTGCGGCACGGCCAAACCGACTTCAACGCCGGCAGCCGCATGCAGGGGCAGTTGGACTCCGCGCTGACCGAACTCGGCCGCGCCCAGGCGATCGCCGCCGCCGAGGTGCTGGGCAAGTTGCAGCCGCTGCTTATCGTGTCGTCGGATCTGCATCGCGCCTACGACACCGCGGTCAAGCTCGGGGAGCGGACCGGGCTACAGGTGCGGGCGGATGAACGGCTCCGCGAGACGCACCTGGGCGAGTGGCAGGGCCTGACCCACACCGAGGTCGACGGGCAGGCCCCGGGCGCCCGGATCACCTGGCGCGACGACGCCACCTGGGCACCGCACGGCGGGGAAAGCAGGGTCGACGTTGCCGCCCGCAGCGTGCCGCTGGTCGCTGAGCTGGTGGCCGGCGAGCCCGAATGGGGAGACTCCGACGAGCCCGACCGGCCGGTGGTGCTGGTTGCCCATGGCGGGCTGATCGCCGCGTTATCGGCTGCGCTGCTGAAGCTTCCGGTCGCCAACTGGCCGATCCTGGGTGGGATGGGCAATGCTAGCTGGGTGCAGCTCTCCGGCCACTCGCAGGACTCTGGTGCCCACTTCGGCAGCATCCGTTGGCGCCTCGATGTGTGGAATGCTTCGGCGCAGGGCTGA
- the octT gene encoding diglucosylglycerate octanoyltransferase → MSSEVRRTLLVFADSLSYYGPTGGLPADDPRIWPNIVASQLDWDVELIGRIGWTCRDVWWAATQDPRAWAALPKAGAVIFATSGMDSLPSVLPTALRELIRYVRPPWLRRWVRDGYGWLQPRLSPMARAALPPHLTADYLEQTRGAIDFNRPGIPIVASLPSVHIAETYGKAHHGRAGTVAAITKWAQQHDVSLVDLKAAVAEQVMSGRGNPDGIHWNFEAHQRVAELMLKALAEAGVATMQSAQRDEEAPRNQAGVASEKPRG, encoded by the coding sequence ATGTCCTCTGAGGTACGGCGCACGCTGCTGGTCTTCGCCGACTCTTTGTCCTACTACGGCCCCACCGGGGGACTGCCCGCCGATGATCCACGCATCTGGCCCAATATCGTTGCCTCCCAACTAGATTGGGATGTAGAGCTGATCGGGCGCATCGGCTGGACCTGTCGCGACGTGTGGTGGGCCGCCACGCAGGACCCGCGGGCCTGGGCGGCGCTACCCAAAGCGGGTGCGGTGATTTTCGCGACCAGTGGGATGGATTCACTGCCATCGGTGCTGCCGACCGCGCTGCGTGAACTGATCCGCTACGTCCGCCCGCCGTGGCTGCGGCGCTGGGTCCGCGACGGCTACGGGTGGCTGCAGCCGAGGCTATCGCCGATGGCCCGGGCCGCCCTGCCACCGCATTTGACGGCCGACTATCTCGAGCAGACGCGGGGCGCAATCGATTTCAACCGTCCCGGCATCCCGATCGTGGCGTCGCTGCCGTCGGTGCACATCGCCGAGACCTACGGCAAGGCCCACCACGGGCGCGCCGGGACCGTGGCGGCCATCACTAAGTGGGCACAGCAGCATGACGTGTCCCTGGTCGACCTCAAAGCCGCTGTGGCCGAGCAGGTTATGAGCGGGCGTGGTAATCCCGACGGCATCCACTGGAATTTCGAAGCCCATCAGCGGGTCGCGGAGCTGATGCTAAAGGCGCTGGCCGAAGCCGGCGTGGCAACGATGCAGAGCGCGCAGCGCGATGAGGAGGCGCCGCGCAATCAGGCCGGCGTTGCTTCCGAGAAGCCGCGCGGCTGA
- a CDS encoding DegV family protein — MTVVVVTDASSRLPADLLEKWAIRVVPLHVLLDGGDLRDGVDEIPDEVYRHHATTAAATPAELEKAYRQALADSDGDGVVAVHISSALSGTCGVGERTAAEIGQAVRVVDSRSAAMGTGFVALAAARAAAAGADLDAVATAANAAVNRTHAFIVVHGLDNLRRSGRIGGAKAWLGTALSLKPLLRIDDGKLVLAQRVRTVSKATAAMLDRVCEIVGDSSAAVAVHHVVNPDGANEAAAALARRLPACEPAIVTSLGPVLGVHVGPGAVAVCVDVHTP; from the coding sequence GTGACCGTCGTCGTGGTGACCGATGCCTCGTCGCGCCTCCCGGCCGATCTGCTCGAAAAGTGGGCGATACGCGTTGTCCCACTGCATGTCCTGCTCGACGGCGGCGACCTGCGCGACGGGGTCGACGAGATCCCCGACGAGGTCTATCGGCACCACGCCACGACGGCGGCAGCCACCCCGGCTGAACTCGAGAAGGCCTACCGCCAAGCGTTGGCCGACTCCGACGGGGATGGCGTGGTGGCCGTGCACATTTCGTCGGCGCTGTCGGGCACCTGTGGCGTGGGTGAACGTACGGCAGCCGAAATCGGCCAGGCCGTCCGGGTTGTCGATTCGCGCTCGGCGGCCATGGGTACCGGCTTCGTCGCACTGGCCGCCGCACGCGCCGCGGCGGCGGGCGCCGACCTGGACGCCGTGGCCACCGCCGCGAACGCCGCGGTAAACCGCACTCACGCGTTCATCGTGGTGCACGGTCTGGACAACCTCCGGCGCAGCGGCCGCATCGGTGGCGCCAAGGCATGGCTGGGCACGGCGCTGTCTCTCAAGCCGCTGCTGCGCATCGACGACGGTAAACTCGTTCTGGCCCAACGGGTAAGGACCGTCAGCAAGGCGACGGCAGCGATGCTGGACCGGGTCTGCGAAATCGTGGGCGATAGTTCCGCGGCGGTGGCGGTGCATCACGTCGTCAACCCGGACGGCGCGAACGAGGCGGCGGCCGCATTGGCTCGCCGGCTACCGGCCTGCGAGCCGGCGATCGTCACATCGCTGGGACCGGTGCTGGGTGTCCATGTCGGCCCCGGAGCCGTCGCGGTGTGCGTGGATGTGCACACGCCTTAG